TGTACATAATGGTCCAAGTAAGGTAGAAGTTTTTGTGCGTGtgtttattttagaaagacaCACCTCCATCATAATGTACCAcatttttctcctctccttttaAAGCCCAATGATCCCCTCTACAGATAGAAACCCACAGGATGTACCAAACCAAGACAAAAATTACCACAGAAACCCCAGCGTACAGTAATGTCTAGAGGTGGGCTACCAATCATGTGAATCTTCGGAACATGGCCAAGCCCAGTCAGACCATTAGGAGAACTCAGGGCATCTCCACAAAAGGTGAGCCTCTTTCCTGTGATTTTTaggctcctctccccaccatgaCTGTACATTTGGCTTAGTGGCCATGCTGCTATTAGCCCTCCAGTTCACAGATGCAGACTGCTTCCCCCTTGCAAGATCTGAATATATAATACTGCAACTATCAGCAGAAATTTTAAACAAGTACCATGGGTTTTCTATGTGatcatgcagggcagtgtggcTACTTCCCAGCTTCTACCTTTTCTACGCAGCTACATCCTCCAAAATTATGTAGACCCACAACTATACTGGTGCTCACTATGAGTTTCCATATGCTTGGTGGTGAGGGGAGGAGAAGTGGGCATGCAGCATACATTCTACTCCCATGTATCACACCTTCATATTCAGAATTTCACCATCTTCATGCATGGATGCCTTTTTGTACCCCAGTATTTGATCCTTAGGGCACAATCTGTATGTTTCACTGGCAGTAATATACAGTGCTGATTGCTCATGTTTTAATGGTTTAATTTCTGTTATGTTTCACACTATTCTAATAgtacatttaaaaactaatagACTTTGCCACTGAACCattcagggtacgtctacactgcaattagacaacCGTAGTGAGCCCATGCCAGCAGatttgggctcgtggggcttgggcttcagggctgtttcattgcaatgaagacttccaggcttgggctgcaggtttttaattgcagtgtagacatactcatagtTTCTTCTAAATGTAATATGATTGAATGAAAAGGTGAGAGCTAGAGTTggctgaaaaacagaaaaaaattttgtgaaaaatggcaaaattccagaggggtttccattttgcagggttCAAAATGGAAGAACGTTTGgcgtgtatttttatatatatatatatatatatatatatatatatatatatatatatatatatatataatatgtatacgaacaaatctgaattttcttttttccctttcctctcctttttgcTAGTGAGTGCAGTAAAATGAATAATGTCCAGGTttcttggtggtggtggaggggggcacctactttgtcatttttctttctgccacatggtaacttttccaaagttgaggaaatttttaaaagttacaaagCGGCAAAAGGAAAAAGTGGAAAAGCCCTAAGCATCATTCCTTCCATAACACTCAACTgtaaaaaagaataaagaaaaaaaggcaggaaagggaaaacaaaacaaatttcaaaatttaaaaccattttgatgaaaaatcgaacattctgaaaaaaatgaaagctttttGCAAAAGTTTTAAGTTTCGAAAAAAGCCTCTTTTGTTTgagaaatacataaataaataaatgatgctTTTCAAATTTCTAGTGAGATCGTCATGTTATAGTTGTTTCAGGTTTTGTACTCCATTAtagccctgatccaaagctcattgaacaGAAAGACTCCTATgggcttcagtggactttggatcaagcccttcatTGGCTAATTCAGGTATTGTAGCTAATGTCTGGAAGCTTGCTCCTCCCATTTACTTTATGCACTGAGTTACTTTGGCCTGTGGAAAAAGTGATTTTACAGCTACTATAGCAACACTTAGACAATTAGAATCAAGTAACAGTTAACATTGTTTAACGGAGAGCTATCTGCCAGTGCCACTCAGCCACAAATCAGACTATTGGCGCAGTCTGAGTTGGCACATGCGTACTCTTTCTCTGCTCTGCCTATTCTATTCTTCTGAACATATAGGATGTTGAAAAATGAATGTGACTTGTTCTTTGAAGGCTTCAGAAAGTAGGATTCTTGTACCCTGGTTCCTCATAAGAATAGCAGAGCAGTGGGATCTCATGGACACCCAACGTATATGTCATATGGAATATACATATGTTCTCCCTTGTAGTTTGAAAACAGTCTTGTGAGTGGGTCAGCCAGCTGAGAATCTTCACCTAGAGGAAGCTGAAGCCTTCGTTTTATAGAGGCAAGAGGACTGACAGGTTTATAAAGCTCTGAAAGGcatgttaaattaaaacaaaactgtgCTGTACTTTCAAGGCAACTAATTTTGGACCTACCGACCTTGATATTGACCTGTTACTGACCTCAGGAGGAAGAAgcattagtaaaaaaaaaaaagcccattacTGTTAATCAGCTCTTTTTCCATTTCATTGCCAGCCATAAGAATTTTGATTAAAGCATAATGTATTTACATTCAGTTCTAATAAAGTCAGTCGCTGGGAAGAAAACACACATCAGTGAGTGTCTGTTTCCAGGTTAAGTTTGTCAGTAAGCTTCATTATAGGGTCTAGACATGGGCTTTGCAGAGCAGACGTAGTAATCTGACAGTTCTTTGGAGGCAAAGGAGCAAGTTGTTGCTATTGCGTCATGGTAATACAAAGTACACGTGACTGTCAAAATATACTGACTGGTTTCTCTGGTCTGCTAAGATCACTTAAGTAGCCTTAAAATGGCCAGAGACAGCTGGTGGAGAACTCTGCCATCAGAGAGTTTCCCCTATGCAAAGAGAGTCAAGTCCTGTGGCAGCTGACACTGTCCTTTCCTCCCCTAGCACAGTGGGAGGAGAGCTCATGTCAGGGATATTCTGGGGGTGGGAGTGTAGTGCTGGGGTCTTCCACCATGCCTGATCCTCCACTAGTGTAAGGTCTGTTATGCCACCTGTATGCCTGTATGCTTCAaaccatccggtggagcacgggtTCACTGCTCTATCTTGACGTTTATCTATCCGCCATGCATCCTTCTCCACCGGAGAACCGGCAGGATTTGGAAGCCAGGGTGGGTGAGCAGCtgtggagatggacaggactgttccggtgtctctccctgcgagggagggcgctggtgctggaccagctagtcctgtccatgctctggcactggctcaacACGCTGAGCCCGGCCCCAaggatcctggccaggctccagaggatggctttggagttcttctggccggggctgcactgggtctctgcaggggttctgagtcttcccctggaggagggaggacagggcctggtttgcCTGTGaagccaggtccatgtcttccacctccagaccctgcagaggctcctttatgatGCATGTAGCCCGGTGCGGAGCAcgttggcgcacgccttcctccgCTGCCTCCGAGGGCTcagatatgaccggcagctcttttttccCCATCGGAGAGGTCTTCCAagagacctctccgagctgccggtcttctaccgggacctcctccggacctggaagctTTTTTCGGCGACCAGGTCCTTTGTGGCCACCGAGGGGTTGGACCTcctcgcagagcccctgctacacaacctcgaTCTACGTGTGCAGGTGGCGGCGTCTCCCTCGATGTGTCGGaagttggtcctggcagaaaccaccagagttgaagacctcctggactacgacagtGGGGACTGGGTGGCGCCCCGCGTGCTCAGTCGACGCATGGGGCTTTTCACCCTTCCGACCCCTAGGAGcgtactccaggaggtggaggccgcctTGTCACCCAATTCTCTCGTTTTCCTGCGGCGAACGCTGCGAGAGggtgctccccacccacccctcgcctctggccctccagacatttttcTTCGGCCCCTGTTCTGCGAGCCCCCACAGCCTCCCCGCTCCCATACCCCGAGCCGGCTGCATACCCTGCAGCTGGTCTGGTTTCGAACCGTGCCCAGAAACCATCTATACACTCTTGTGCTCCACACACTGCACTTCCTCACCCTTGCGTCCCACCCCAACACCAAGTAGTgggactatcttccacctaaagagggtgaggagccccggtgggccagcctttattccaccttgaTCCCACAGCCCaccggggacatcagttggcagctccttcatggagccgtgagcacgggcatgcACCTGGCGTGGTTCACCCCATACCTGAGGCCTGCTCCTTTTGCGGTGTGAAGGAGAACCTGGCGCACGCCTATCCtgaatgcaccaggttgcagcccctattacagctcctccagaacctcttgttgaggttctggctgcacttctccccacacctgttcctctttgcacaccctatccgAGGCCCCAAGAAGTCGcgagacctcctcatcaacctcctcctggccctggccaaagTTTCCATCTATAATActaggaggaggatgttggatgAGGAGATGCTCTGCGACAGTGAGGCCTATTTCTGTTCCTCTCTagtttcacgcatccgggcagagttccactgggcagcgtccactggctcccttgacagctttgaggagcagtgggggctgtctggggttctctgctcagtgtccccatccggtatcctcattttgaacctatgaccttcactccgacccctgtttttcattagttgtcccccgcaatcagttggtccctgggtccagtggtccctcccgctaggctgggggagtGGCCGTTAGCAGTGGGCGGActtgtgcccgcccacctccccgGTTTTCCAATATGACCCGTATGCCAGTGACCCCCTGCTGCTTTAAATTCCACAGGGGCCAGGCAGCCAAAGATCAGAGAAACTCAACCAGCTCCCCATGGCCATCATTCTCCACTACAGCACAATTCAAACACAGTGGAGAATTAGAGCTGTCTCACTCTTGATATCAGATTGTGTAAGGTACATGAAGTGATGCTGGTGGCATTCTTAGCCCTGCAGTGCTCCATATGGGGAAATAATCCATATTTTGGTCTAAAAAATTGCTTATCCCATGTTCTACACTCATGAAATCCAAGCTGATTTCTCATGTAACAGTCTGTCTTGTGTTTTGTCACCAAATGTTAGTCTCTGTGTGACTGCCTTAGCATGGTTTGAATGGCATTTTATACATTTCTCTGTGAAATTAGTGATCAAACGTTTTCTTGCTAATTACATTTCAGTCCTTTTCACTGGAGGTGGGatcaaaatttggatccagatttagAATATCCCAAAGTTCGGGAATACTCAGTTCCGTAGTTTTGGTTCAGTCTACTATGAAGGTAGGGACCATGTGCCATGCAGGTTGGGATTTCAAACACCCCAGGGTCTGAGAATGTTTGGATCAATGTTTGGGTTTTGGACCCATGTCCTTTAATAGTTCACCCTGCTCTGTTTGTTGCATGTACACAAGTCCAGAGTGCATGCTGGTAGTTCTCTAGCAAGATCTAGGAAGCAGTTCTTCATGAGACTATTGTTCTCATATTCACTCCAGATGCCATAACAACGATGTTCAATTttaaaagagtttttaaaatgtctccctTCATTATTTTTAGTGAATTTCATGCTTGTGAAGAGGGCTAGACTGACAGCCCTACATGCTCGTTCTCTATGTACAATATGCACAGAACATGTACAGTCGAATCAGCAGCAATGCCgcttctctgccccaccccaccttaCTAACGCACATCAAAACTGACCTAGAATAACCACCATTTGGGGGATAAATGCTCAGTTCATTCTCTACGTCCATTCATTCTTTAACCGCTCTTGCGAGACGTCTAACGAGGTTccagcggtggtggtggtggttttatagACAACTGTCCACTAGGAAATGGACTGAAACCATCAACTATTTCAAAGGTCACAGAACAGTGATAGAACGTTAACAGTTGTTCTTCACCACTGGTCTGGGATGGATCTTGAGCCAGCAAAGTAAAAGTTGAAGGCTTAACTTCCTGCGCTATCTAAATGCCCCATTAAATAAACATTCTGGTAAACATCCTTCACAATTGTGTcactaaaatgaaacaaacaggaCTCACTTGTAGATCCAAAGCTGCAAGCTTGCCTTTATCTCCTGAGTTCCTGGTATATTCTTCTATGGTCCATGATGGCTGGGCACGTTTAACTTCAGCCAGTTCTGTCAACCTCATGTCTGTGTAGAGTGGGTTGCTTTTCATATGTGACTTGAGTGATGCAGGGTAGGGATGAGGACTAAAGACTTGTTCAATCAAGAAAGCATCTTTTGGTTGTTTAGAGAGTCTATGTGGCTGTGGGATTTCATACTGCCTGTCTGCCTGCAACGAGGTTCAAAAGAATTTCAGAGAATAAAGAGGACTTTGGGGGGGTTAAAtatgagaagggagagagatttttttttcacctctACAGCTCGAGACTGCCTAAGCCATGATAACAAACCCACAAACCAGAGCCACGCTTTCAGCTGGCCTTAATCCAACCTCCATCCTTGCTCTCACCAATAGACTGATTTTCACAAGCACAAACCTGCATTCGCACTATTGTGGGCACAAAGTTAGAGGTAGCAGCTGAAAAGTTGATCCTAGTACTGCTTACAGGTTAGATAAACTGCTCTGGGATGCTTCTGCTGTAGAGAAGACTCGCTGAACTGGAAAGCCTTTGGACTAAGGGCTGTTTGAAGACACTCCTCTACCAAGGGAACTCTGCTCCCCACACTGACACTGACTGGAAGGGGAACCATACTACATGAACAGTCACCCTTACACCAGACTTTCCACAATGCTGCTCCAGTGTTAGCGATGTTCATTTGATCACATTCTAATTAGTGATCAGGGCATTTCTAAAGGTCCAGAGGATCACGCTGGCTCGGATAAACCTATGAAAGTTTGGATGCTTCAAATTACTGAGGGTCCCTCCCCACCGTGTTTCTACAACCTTCCAATAAGGCTTTGGTTTCTTCTCCCTTATTTCACACACATCCACTAAACCCCTggttctcccttctccccaggaagtctctgaccccaccccattccctccaAGAACTCCTCCTTCACAGGCCACAGCACACCCTGCAATGTGTTCCTGACTTCTGAAGAAATGTTGCAAGACCCAGCAGCCCTGTCTGTTGGGCCCTAATCTCAGTGAAATACAAATTGCTCAGTAGAGGAGCCAAGGTTTAAATTTAGCagcaatcagaggggctgctgacCAGGGATAGAATTTCCAAAGGTGGGAGTGGTTAGTTGCAGGGAGGAAGGAACCACGTCCTCCTGGGTAACTGAAACGGAACCGCAGCAATGGTGTAGTCTAGACAATGGAGACTTAAAACACATGTTAGGAGAGATGTAAATGACTGTGAAAGTCAGAGGAAAAAGGAGGTGTAATAACAGTTTGTATTTTAGTGTACGCATACTAGGATTTTTTCTTAGGAGAGTCAGAGCAAGTCATatctttttctggtttttttaaatctataattTTTGAAAGAAGATACCAAAATGGACTTTTTACtatatcccttttaaaaaaaagagtattgCAGATGGTCACAATTTTCCTTACGCTCTTTTCACTTGTTTAATTATTCCGTGTCCTTATACCACCAGTGATCATGATATGAATGACTTTCTCTCCTGAACCTGCCATTCAAACCTGTCCCTTTCTAAAGAGCTGGTTGCTTTCAGGAACAGCTTGACCATTTCATACTGTGCAGTTGCCAAGGAAGTATAGGTAAGAAATCATTCAATTATGATAACTATGAAGACTAGCATAATACAGTAGGCAGAGTATTACCAAGCCCTGAAGCTTCATATATCACCAAAGACAATCATAGCTagagtggtttaaaaaaaaaaaaaaaaagcttattatGTAGGTTTAAATAGAAATTACCTCTTTGGATTTCCTGTGCCAGTCCTTAGTTTCAACTCCACCTCTGTCTTTCATCTCCTCTTCTGTCATGCCAACTTGGTTGGTATATGTGATAGCTCTCCAGTCTCGAGGAGAGTTGGAAATACTTGCTATTTTGGATTCAGTGGCGCTGTTCTCCTCAGTCAGTGACCGTGAGGACCTCCTggtaaataaacttttttttaaggcTTTTACCCGAAGACTTTCGCTGTTACTTCCGCTGGCATCAGAACAGCACCAGTCAGGGTTATTCTCCAATTTGCCTCCGTGAGAAGCATTATGACACTGAAATACCCGTGGAGAGGTGCTCTCATCTGACTGAACCTCACTCGTCAGGGAATTAAGATCTATTTGTACATTGACCTTCtctggctgctgaattttttcatCCAACTTATTTAGTTTTCCCAGGACTTGGGAGATTTCTTCTCTGACGCCTGACAGAGATTCTAGTTTCTTTTCTATTTCACCAATCCTGAGAACTAACTTGCAGACACTAGTTTTTAGTTCATCATCTGTATTGTTGATATCTGCCCGGACCACTTTATCTAGCTTGTTACTAGAATTCCCATTGGTTATTTTAGTTAAATTGTGTTCAGGAGAGCTTTCACAGTCAGATTTACGTACCTGAGACAGTGACCCAGTGCTGTTGTAACAGGAGGATTGCATAACTCCTGTAGATCCACAGATGCTCATATCGTCCAGAAACCGAAAAATGTCACTGATATCATCACTCACAATTTCAGAGTCATCATCTGATTGCTTTAGAGAGTGCCTCTCACCATACTTAGTTTGGCTTGGAGCACATAACTCCTTGCATTTTTTGTGTTCCAACCCTTGCTGCTCTGTTTGTGTCCCAACACTGGTGGTTTTGTCAATGCTTAGCAGCTGAACAGAAGTGCAGTTAATGCTTTTATCCCTAAACTTTTTGATTGGCTCGTGTTTCTCCATGTCTACGATGGAGGGAATTTCCTTGGGTTTGTGTCCATTTTGTTTCACGGCATAGTTAGCCTGCATAATCGGTGTTTGATCCTTGGGATTAAGATAGGTTTGGTGCCTATCTGCTGCAGGAAAACTTGGTGACTGGTTGTTTGAACTCTGATATCGCTGCTTCTCTTCAGCTTGCTTCCTATTGAAAAAGGATCTTTCAAAATCAGGTACCTCCTCTGTGTTTAAGCTCCAGCTTTTTGCTGGCCATGCAGCTTGTTTAATCGGTTTTCCTGCCCATCTTTTTGTATCTTGGGGTCCAAGTATAGTGGTTGGGCCAAAGTATGTAGAAGCTTGGAGATCATCTAAGCTTTCATGTTTTACTCGTCTTTTGTCTGGTATCGGAGAATAAACTGGGTTCAAGTACTGGCTGCTGTACGGCATTTCAAAACTGTGGTTGAAGAAACCCTGTTTGGAGATTTCTTTCCTGTTCTGAGGCTCTACATGTCCATCTTCTGGTTTTTTATTGGGCAGCATTAAATTGGGAGATATTGTGATAAGATTATGAAAATCTTCCTTGAATATGTTCCTTTTCTGTACACATGATTGCAACACAAATGGCTCATCATTTGAAATAAAAGTCTCTTTTATAGCTGCATTGATAGGCAATGAGTCCTGGTCAGAGATTGATTCGTTCTCAATGTTCATTGGGAAGTATGTGCTCTGCATTTCACAGGGCGGAGAGTTAACAATGGAATAGGATGCTAGTGCCTGCAGCCTATCAAGCGAGGCAGCTCGGCCTTTCATTTCCTTATTAACACCAAGCAAAAAGTTAGGTTCTGAAGTAGGTACAAATTGTTGACAATCTTTACAATCCACCTTCCTGCATTTGGAAGACCTTCTACCTGAGTAGCCCCTGTTAAACTCTCTGTCTCTCAGCTCACAATTAGTCACACAATCCACCACGTTGCATATTTCTGTGTCAGACCTGCAGGACTCAACTGATTCTTTCTTCCTCATTTTTTGTCGTGCAACAGGGAGTTTTTCCTTGGC
This window of the Chelonia mydas isolate rCheMyd1 chromosome 10, rCheMyd1.pri.v2, whole genome shotgun sequence genome carries:
- the MINAR1 gene encoding major intrinsically disordered Notch2-binding receptor 1 isoform X1, which translates into the protein METNQESSLFLVKILEELDTKQNTVSYQDLCKSLCARFDLSQLAKLRSVLFYTACLDPNFPATLFKDKMRCTVNNQQSKKIMVAADIVTIFNLIQMNGGVAKEKLPVARQKMRKKESVESCRSDTEICNVVDCVTNCELRDREFNRGYSGRRSSKCRKVDCKDCQQFVPTSEPNFLLGVNKEMKGRAASLDRLQALASYSIVNSPPCEMQSTYFPMNIENESISDQDSLPINAAIKETFISNDEPFVLQSCVQKRNIFKEDFHNLITISPNLMLPNKKPEDGHVEPQNRKEISKQGFFNHSFEMPYSSQYLNPVYSPIPDKRRVKHESLDDLQASTYFGPTTILGPQDTKRWAGKPIKQAAWPAKSWSLNTEEVPDFERSFFNRKQAEEKQRYQSSNNQSPSFPAADRHQTYLNPKDQTPIMQANYAVKQNGHKPKEIPSIVDMEKHEPIKKFRDKSINCTSVQLLSIDKTTSVGTQTEQQGLEHKKCKELCAPSQTKYGERHSLKQSDDDSEIVSDDISDIFRFLDDMSICGSTGVMQSSCYNSTGSLSQVRKSDCESSPEHNLTKITNGNSSNKLDKVVRADINNTDDELKTSVCKLVLRIGEIEKKLESLSGVREEISQVLGKLNKLDEKIQQPEKVNVQIDLNSLTSEVQSDESTSPRVFQCHNASHGGKLENNPDWCCSDASGSNSESLRVKALKKSLFTRRSSRSLTEENSATESKIASISNSPRDWRAITYTNQVGMTEEEMKDRGGVETKDWHRKSKEADRQYEIPQPHRLSKQPKDAFLIEQVFSPHPYPASLKSHMKSNPLYTDMRLTELAEVKRAQPSWTIEEYTRNSGDKGKLAALDLQTQESLNPNNLEYWMEDIYTPGYDSLLKRKEAEFRRAKVCKIAALIAAAACTVILVIVVPICTMKS
- the MINAR1 gene encoding major intrinsically disordered Notch2-binding receptor 1 isoform X2, which translates into the protein METNQESSLFLVKILEELDTKQNTVSYQDLCKSLCARFDLSQLAKLRSVLFYTACLDPNFPATLFKDKMRCTVNNQQSKKIMVAADIVTIFNLIQMNGGVAKEKLPVARQKMRKKESVESCRSDTEICNVVDCVTNCELRDREFNRGYSGRRSSKCRKVDCKDCQQFVPTSEPNFLLGVNKEMKGRAASLDRLQALASYSIVNSPPCEMQSTYFPMNIENESISDQDSLPINAAIKETFISNDEPFVLQSCVQKRNIFKEDFHNLITISPNLMLPNKKPEDGHVEPQNRKEISKQGFFNHSFEMPYSSQYLNPVYSPIPDKRRVKHESLDDLQASTYFGPTTILGPQDTKRWAGKPIKQAAWPAKSWSLNTEEVPDFERSFFNRKQAEEKQRYQSSNNQSPSFPAADRHQTYLNPKDQTPIMQANYAVKQNGHKPKEIPSIVDMEKHEPIKKFRDKSINCTSVQLLSIDKTTSVGTQTEQQGLEHKKCKELCAPSQTKYGERHSLKQSDDDSEIVSDDISDIFRFLDDMSICGSTGVMQSSCYNSTGSLSQVRKSDCESSPEHNLTKITNGNSSNKLDKVVRADINNTDDELKTSVCKLVLRIGEIEKKLESLSGVREEISQVLGKLNKLDEKIQQPEKVNVQIDLNSLTSEVQSDESTSPRVFQCHNASHGGKLENNPDWCCSDASGSNSESLRVKALKKSLFTRRSSRSLTEENSATESKIASISNSPRDWRAITYTNQVGMTEEEMKDRGGVETKDWHRKSKETQESLNPNNLEYWMEDIYTPGYDSLLKRKEAEFRRAKVCKIAALIAAAACTVILVIVVPICTMKS